The Flavobacterium piscisymbiosum genome includes a region encoding these proteins:
- a CDS encoding NUDIX hydrolase, whose translation MLNSYSSADKVLLAVDCIIFGFDSEGLKILLIKRDFEPEKGKWSLIGGFLKRDEVLDDAAIRILNTYTGLNDIYMEQLYAYSEIDRDPVERTISVSYYALINIENHNAELIKNYHAQWFSITDAPHLIFDHNEMVQNAIKRLRYRTSIKPIGFELLPEKFTMRQLLELYEAILSKELDKRNFISKINSLEILNKLDEKDMQSSRKGSYLYTFNKEKYEEKLLNDFVLNL comes from the coding sequence ATGCTAAACAGTTATAGTTCTGCAGATAAAGTCTTATTAGCAGTAGATTGTATCATTTTTGGATTCGACAGTGAAGGGTTGAAAATCCTTTTGATCAAGAGAGACTTTGAGCCTGAAAAGGGAAAATGGTCTTTGATTGGAGGTTTTTTAAAACGAGATGAAGTACTTGATGATGCTGCAATCAGAATCTTAAATACGTATACAGGTTTAAACGATATTTATATGGAGCAACTATATGCTTACAGCGAAATCGATCGTGATCCTGTCGAAAGAACTATCTCTGTATCTTATTATGCCTTGATTAATATCGAAAATCATAATGCTGAGCTTATTAAAAATTATCATGCACAATGGTTTAGTATTACCGATGCGCCTCATTTAATTTTTGACCATAACGAAATGGTACAAAACGCCATTAAAAGACTTCGTTACAGAACTTCGATCAAGCCAATTGGTTTTGAATTATTGCCTGAAAAGTTTACCATGCGTCAGTTGTTAGAATTATACGAAGCTATTTTGAGTAAAGAATTAGACAAACGTAATTTTATCAGCAAGATTAATTCTTTAGAAATCCTGAATAAACTAGATGAAAAAGATATGCAGTCTTCCCGAAAAGGATCTTACTTGTATACTTTTAATAAAGAAAAATACGAAGAGAAATTACTGAATGATTTTGTATTGAATTTGTAA
- a CDS encoding aldose epimerase family protein, producing MEIKHISHFQNESVSKSFGLMPDKEEILSFELSNKNGMKVQVINYGATVTSLQIPVSNGQLVDVVLGFDTLESYLASYNLSGAPYFGTTVGRYAGRISKGIFKLNDKTYQLNINNNGNTLHGGIVGFGQKVWNVTNITSGDNPSITLSLLSEDLDENFPGELHVDLTYTLTEENELKLEYKATTTEDTVINLTHHSYFNLDGHDGNVLDQTMFIDAEKMLETDSDNIPSGNFTALADHDFDFRTTKECPAIIDNSFVVEPTNNAVAKLYSAKNNLQMSVYTDQPSVHVYVGGKCSDALTGKENIKYHTTSGICFETQNFPDAPNQQHFPNSVLKKGEEYHQKTVYKFETIN from the coding sequence ATGGAAATAAAACATATATCGCATTTTCAAAACGAATCTGTATCTAAATCATTTGGTTTAATGCCCGATAAGGAAGAAATTCTTTCTTTTGAATTAAGTAATAAAAACGGAATGAAAGTTCAGGTCATTAATTATGGTGCTACTGTAACTTCATTACAAATTCCGGTTTCGAACGGTCAGCTTGTTGATGTTGTTTTGGGTTTTGATACTTTAGAATCGTATCTGGCTTCGTATAATTTATCAGGCGCTCCTTATTTCGGGACCACTGTTGGCCGTTATGCAGGACGAATTAGTAAAGGTATTTTTAAGTTGAATGATAAAACCTATCAGCTCAACATTAACAACAACGGAAATACATTGCATGGCGGAATTGTTGGTTTTGGACAAAAAGTCTGGAATGTTACCAATATTACTTCAGGCGATAATCCGTCGATTACGTTGAGTCTTTTGAGTGAAGATTTAGATGAAAATTTTCCCGGAGAATTACACGTTGATTTAACTTATACTTTAACCGAAGAGAACGAACTGAAGCTGGAATACAAAGCAACCACTACAGAAGATACGGTTATCAACTTAACGCATCATAGTTATTTTAATCTTGATGGTCATGACGGGAATGTTCTGGATCAGACTATGTTTATTGATGCTGAAAAAATGTTAGAAACAGATTCAGATAATATTCCTAGCGGAAATTTTACGGCTCTTGCTGATCATGATTTCGATTTTAGAACCACAAAAGAATGCCCTGCCATTATTGATAATTCGTTTGTGGTTGAACCTACAAATAATGCTGTAGCAAAATTATACAGTGCTAAAAACAACTTGCAAATGAGCGTTTACACGGATCAGCCAAGTGTACATGTATATGTGGGCGGTAAATGTTCTGATGCATTAACAGGGAAAGAAAATATAAAATATCATACAACAAGCGGAATTTGTTTTGAAACTCAAAATTTTCCGGATGCACCAAATCAGCAACATTTTCCAAATTCGGTTTTGAAAAAAGGCGAAGAATACCATCAAAAAACAGTTTATAAATTCGAAACTATAAACTAA
- the fsa gene encoding fructose-6-phosphate aldolase, which translates to MKFFIDTANLKDIKEANDLGVLDGVTTNPSLMAKEGITGAQNILDHYIKICELVDGDVSAEVISTNFEGMIAEGEKLAALHPQIVVKIPMIKDGVKAIRYFSNKGIRTNCTLVFSAGQALLAAKAGATYVSPFIGRLDDVSTDGMVLIEDIRLIYDNYGYETQILAASVRNVMHIINCAKIGSDVITGPLSAIEGLLKHPLTDIGLATFLADYQKGNS; encoded by the coding sequence ATGAAATTTTTTATAGATACAGCAAACTTAAAAGATATTAAAGAAGCCAATGATTTAGGTGTTTTAGATGGTGTAACCACAAACCCTTCGTTGATGGCAAAAGAAGGAATTACCGGAGCCCAGAATATTTTAGATCATTATATAAAAATTTGCGAATTGGTTGATGGGGATGTAAGTGCCGAAGTAATCTCGACCAATTTTGAAGGTATGATTGCCGAAGGTGAAAAACTGGCTGCTTTGCATCCGCAAATCGTGGTAAAAATCCCGATGATAAAAGATGGTGTAAAAGCAATCAGGTATTTTTCGAATAAAGGAATCAGAACCAATTGTACTTTGGTATTTTCTGCAGGTCAGGCTTTATTGGCTGCAAAAGCCGGAGCAACTTATGTGTCGCCATTTATTGGCCGCTTAGATGATGTTTCGACTGACGGAATGGTGCTTATTGAAGATATCAGGCTGATTTATGATAATTACGGTTACGAAACCCAGATTTTAGCAGCTTCTGTTCGTAACGTAATGCATATTATCAATTGTGCAAAAATAGGATCAGATGTTATTACCGGACCATTAAGTGCCATCGAAGGTTTATTAAAACATCCTTTAACAGATATTGGTCTGGCCACTTTCCTTGCTGATTATCAAAAAGGAAATAGTTAA
- a CDS encoding UDP-glucose--hexose-1-phosphate uridylyltransferase, whose translation MKNFDINEDPHRRFNPLINEWVLVSPHRAKRPWQGQNETIATEALPKYDPTCYLCPGNVRANGLNNPNYESSFVFENDFAAMKQDEIIFEEDIKHTFFKAKPEQGISRVVCFSPRHDLTLPEMEIDGIENIIRTWQKEYTDLGNIKYINHVQIFENKGSVMGCSNPHPHGQIWAQSSLPTQVEKTQNSLKSYFDKNNRTLLEDYLQAELKSGERIVIENDHFVALVPFWAIWPYETMIVSKRALNKITDFTAEEVNAFATILKQLTIKYDNLFSTSFPYSSGIHQAPTDGLDHPEWHFHMHFYPPLLRSATVKKFMVGYEMLGESQRDITPEKSAEILRQQPDVHYKSAGK comes from the coding sequence ATGAAAAATTTCGACATTAACGAAGATCCACACAGACGTTTTAATCCCTTAATTAATGAATGGGTTTTAGTATCACCTCATCGTGCAAAACGCCCGTGGCAAGGACAAAATGAAACTATTGCAACTGAAGCATTACCAAAATACGACCCAACTTGTTATTTGTGTCCGGGAAATGTTCGCGCTAACGGATTAAATAACCCGAATTACGAAAGCAGTTTTGTATTCGAAAATGATTTTGCTGCCATGAAGCAGGACGAAATTATTTTTGAAGAAGATATCAAACACACTTTCTTTAAAGCAAAACCGGAACAGGGAATTTCGAGAGTGGTTTGTTTTTCGCCACGACACGATCTTACTTTACCTGAAATGGAAATTGACGGGATCGAAAATATTATCAGAACCTGGCAAAAAGAATACACTGATTTAGGAAATATAAAATACATCAACCACGTTCAGATTTTCGAAAATAAAGGAAGCGTGATGGGATGTAGTAACCCACACCCGCACGGGCAAATCTGGGCGCAGTCATCATTGCCTACTCAAGTCGAAAAAACACAAAACAGTCTGAAATCTTATTTCGATAAAAATAACCGAACTCTTCTTGAAGATTACCTGCAAGCCGAATTGAAAAGCGGAGAACGTATCGTAATCGAAAACGATCACTTTGTGGCGTTGGTTCCGTTTTGGGCAATCTGGCCTTACGAAACTATGATTGTAAGCAAAAGAGCTCTTAATAAAATTACTGATTTTACAGCTGAAGAAGTAAATGCGTTTGCTACCATTTTAAAGCAATTAACGATCAAATACGATAATTTATTTAGCACTTCATTCCCGTATTCATCAGGAATTCACCAGGCGCCAACAGACGGTTTAGACCATCCTGAATGGCATTTCCACATGCATTTTTATCCGCCATTATTGCGTTCGGCAACGGTTAAAAAATTCATGGTAGGATATGAAATGTTAGGCGAATCGCAGCGTGATATTACACCTGAAAAAAGTGCCGAAATTTTAAGACAACAACCTGATGTGCATTATAAATCGGCTGGTAAATAA
- a CDS encoding SusC/RagA family TonB-linked outer membrane protein, with translation MITNQKLFFYCNFLLPKKEWLLALLMLLFSVNQMSAQDKVITGVVTSAQDKLPLPGVNVLIKGTKTISTTGFDGEYSIKASPNDILVFSFIGFQNQELTVGNQSKVNTTLSEDTNKLNEVVVVGYGTQKKSNLTGSISVVDMESAKKTITYDPAKMLQGQVAGVTVQSSGEPGGFVNVKIRGINSFTNNNPLFVIDGMIVDSPNDFAPGDIESMQVLKDASSAAIYGVQGANGVVIITTKKGKNGKLDIKYKSLVGLQNVAKTWDLTDRAGYQKITTAAELNAGLTVAPGNDPTSPSYIKNVNTDWQKEAFQTGIVQNHSLTLNGGAENLGYNMNVDYFKNTSYLNSPQDYERLSTNLNLYGKKGKFKYGSKIGYTQSDKENFNEYNAGQSAIVDLLGAIPTMPVYDPNRLGGYGGTDVLTQRAISMNVIGFNNLITNNGKRNRFIGDIWGELEIVKGLKYKLDVSYDRLDWQNRKFNPPSNLGWYYITTNEKSALDLETGNQTRTFLNNLLTYEVSLGKHKIDALGGWIQEKKDFYKLWNKGVGYTPGEISQLQYADSRDGGEYKSTVTNISYLSRLNYSYDDRYFITGNFRQDKTSLFSEENNTGNFYSFSGAWKISNEKFIHLPEWWNTIKVRGGYGILGNNTIGAYGYSPTINAFAGYDFNNKLAPGTTVISAIDPNVHWEETSTSNVALELGFFNNDLQVTAEYYQKKSTDLLIGVPLPFSTGAFPANVVTNAGAVRNSGLEFTASYNNNRNKFKYNISANLGTLKNKVLQIGLDGNPIYGAASKTEVGRSIGELYAYETAGIFQNAADLAASPTQTNAGVGDLKFRDVNGDGKITDADRTFQGVAIPKYSYGLNFSANYKNFDFSMFWQGSGGNKVFNGLYRNLMAEQYGNSSVDALNYWTPTNTNTNVPRPIIGDPNANARDSNRFIESGDYIKLQTLEIGFLIPVPKDTFIQKAKIFVNGQNLLIISKYKGYDPDFNYNDGLFSRGYDAGSFPNPRTISMGVEVNF, from the coding sequence ATGATAACAAACCAAAAATTATTTTTTTATTGCAATTTTTTATTGCCAAAAAAAGAATGGCTTTTAGCATTACTTATGCTATTATTTTCCGTTAATCAAATGTCGGCTCAAGACAAAGTGATTACCGGAGTTGTTACTTCGGCGCAGGATAAACTGCCTTTGCCGGGAGTAAATGTTTTAATAAAAGGAACCAAAACAATTTCAACTACAGGTTTCGACGGAGAATATTCGATTAAAGCATCTCCAAACGATATTTTGGTCTTTTCGTTTATAGGATTTCAGAATCAGGAATTAACGGTAGGAAACCAATCTAAAGTAAATACTACTTTAAGCGAAGACACCAATAAACTAAATGAAGTAGTAGTTGTCGGATACGGTACACAAAAGAAATCTAATCTTACAGGTTCAATAAGTGTAGTGGATATGGAATCAGCTAAAAAGACGATCACTTATGATCCTGCAAAAATGCTTCAAGGCCAGGTTGCTGGTGTTACAGTACAGTCATCAGGAGAACCCGGAGGCTTTGTAAATGTAAAAATTAGAGGTATAAATTCATTTACAAACAACAATCCTCTTTTTGTTATTGACGGAATGATCGTTGATAGCCCGAATGATTTTGCACCTGGTGATATCGAATCAATGCAGGTTTTAAAAGATGCTTCTTCAGCAGCTATTTATGGTGTTCAGGGGGCAAACGGGGTTGTAATTATTACTACTAAAAAAGGGAAGAACGGAAAATTAGATATAAAATATAAGTCATTAGTCGGGCTTCAGAATGTGGCTAAAACATGGGACTTGACTGATAGAGCTGGATACCAAAAAATAACAACAGCTGCCGAATTAAATGCCGGATTAACTGTTGCTCCCGGAAATGACCCAACGAGTCCTTCTTATATAAAAAATGTAAATACAGATTGGCAAAAAGAAGCTTTTCAAACTGGGATTGTCCAAAATCATTCGCTTACCCTTAATGGAGGAGCTGAAAATTTAGGATACAATATGAATGTTGATTATTTTAAAAATACCAGCTATTTAAATTCTCCACAAGATTATGAAAGATTGTCAACCAATTTAAATTTATATGGTAAAAAAGGAAAATTTAAATATGGTTCTAAGATAGGTTATACACAATCTGACAAAGAGAATTTCAACGAATATAATGCAGGTCAATCAGCGATTGTTGATTTGTTGGGCGCTATTCCAACAATGCCGGTTTATGATCCAAACAGACTTGGCGGTTACGGTGGTACAGATGTTTTAACGCAAAGAGCCATTTCGATGAATGTAATTGGGTTTAATAATTTAATAACGAATAACGGAAAAAGAAATCGTTTCATTGGAGATATCTGGGGAGAACTTGAAATCGTTAAAGGACTTAAATATAAACTAGATGTAAGTTATGATAGATTAGATTGGCAAAACAGAAAATTTAATCCACCAAGCAATTTAGGGTGGTATTATATTACTACAAATGAGAAATCTGCATTAGATCTTGAAACCGGAAATCAGACAAGAACATTCCTGAATAATTTATTGACATATGAAGTTTCGCTTGGAAAGCATAAAATTGATGCTTTAGGCGGATGGATTCAGGAGAAAAAGGATTTTTATAAACTATGGAATAAAGGTGTTGGCTATACGCCGGGAGAGATCAGTCAACTTCAATATGCTGATTCAAGAGATGGAGGAGAATATAAAAGTACGGTTACGAATATTTCGTATTTAAGCCGATTAAATTATTCTTACGATGATCGTTATTTTATTACTGGAAATTTCAGACAAGATAAAACATCACTTTTTAGTGAAGAAAATAATACCGGTAATTTCTACTCTTTTTCAGGAGCGTGGAAAATTAGTAATGAAAAGTTTATTCACTTACCGGAATGGTGGAATACTATTAAAGTTAGAGGAGGTTATGGTATTTTAGGTAATAATACGATTGGTGCTTATGGCTATTCTCCAACTATTAATGCTTTTGCAGGATACGACTTTAATAATAAATTAGCACCTGGAACTACAGTAATTAGTGCCATTGATCCAAATGTTCACTGGGAAGAAACTTCAACTTCGAATGTAGCTCTTGAGTTAGGATTTTTTAATAATGATTTACAAGTTACAGCAGAATATTATCAAAAAAAATCAACAGATTTACTAATTGGAGTTCCGTTGCCTTTTTCAACGGGAGCGTTCCCTGCAAATGTTGTAACAAATGCCGGAGCAGTTAGAAATAGCGGTTTAGAATTTACAGCAAGTTATAACAACAATCGCAATAAGTTTAAATATAACATTTCGGCTAATTTAGGAACTTTAAAAAATAAGGTGTTACAAATTGGTTTAGACGGAAATCCTATTTATGGAGCAGCGTCAAAAACAGAAGTGGGAAGATCTATTGGTGAACTTTATGCTTATGAAACGGCAGGGATTTTTCAGAATGCGGCTGATTTAGCAGCTTCGCCAACACAAACGAATGCAGGTGTTGGAGATCTTAAATTTAGGGATGTAAATGGTGATGGAAAAATTACAGATGCAGATAGAACTTTTCAGGGAGTTGCCATTCCAAAATACAGTTACGGACTTAATTTTAGTGCTAATTACAAAAACTTTGATTTCTCTATGTTTTGGCAAGGAAGCGGTGGGAACAAGGTATTCAACGGATTGTACCGTAATTTAATGGCAGAACAATACGGAAACAGTAGTGTTGATGCATTGAATTACTGGACCCCAACAAATACAAACACAAATGTGCCACGTCCGATTATTGGAGATCCAAATGCAAACGCAAGAGATTCTAACAGATTTATTGAAAGTGGCGATTATATCAAATTGCAGACATTAGAAATCGGGTTTTTAATTCCAGTTCCTAAAGATACTTTTATTCAGAAAGCAAAGATATTTGTTAATGGGCAAAACTTATTGATTATTAGTAAATACAAAGGTTATGATCCGGATTTTAATTACAATGATGGATTATTTTCCAGAGGATACGATGCGGGATCTTTCCCTAATCCAAGAACAATTTCTATGGGTGTTGAAGTAAATTTTTAA
- a CDS encoding transketolase family protein codes for MNNKIDQLSADNIRALAISMVEKANSGHPGGSMGGADFMHILYSEYLKYDPSDMNWIFRDRFFMDAGHLSALMYAQYHLLGNYEKKDLENFRQWGSVTPGHPEIDVKRGIENTSGPLGQGHAMGVGAAIAAKFLSARFENLFDHKIYGFITDGGVQEEISQGAGRIAGHLGLNNFIMFYDSNDVQLSSMTDEVTTENTAMKYESWGWKVITIDGHNHTHIRSALNAAHAELERPTLIIGRTIMGKGCVTADGTMYEGQCELHGKPIGATKANFEKTLLNLGANPEDSFAVYKEVESHYAAILKNKTEEAANRKIQISAWEKQNPTLAEKIKQFFNGDLPALDFSTIAQKANAATRDASAAVLGYLAENVENMIVSSADLSNSDKTDGFLKKSSVLQKNNFSGGFLQAGVAELTMAAIANGIALHGGVIPVVATFFVFSDYMKPAIRLAAIQELPVKYVWTHDSFRVGEDGPTHQPIEQEAQIRLLEKIKNHSGDQSLLALRPADAVETSVAWQMALENKKTPTGLILSRQDIKDLPTNGSSRFDEASEAKKGGYLVRSNPNPDITLIANGSEVATLIEAANELEQNFKLKINVASIISEGLFRSQSAEYQESVIPKDALVFGLTAGLPVNLENLVGSNGQVFGLDHFGYSAPASVLDQKFGFTSENARKEILKYLENNNYNLLK; via the coding sequence ATGAATAACAAAATAGACCAATTATCGGCAGATAATATAAGAGCTTTGGCTATTTCGATGGTCGAAAAAGCAAATTCCGGTCATCCCGGAGGATCTATGGGGGGCGCAGATTTCATGCACATTCTCTATTCTGAATATTTAAAATACGATCCTAGTGATATGAACTGGATTTTCAGAGATCGTTTTTTTATGGATGCCGGACATCTTTCGGCTTTGATGTATGCACAATATCATTTACTGGGCAATTACGAAAAAAAAGATCTTGAAAATTTCAGGCAATGGGGTTCCGTAACTCCCGGACATCCTGAAATTGATGTAAAAAGAGGAATCGAAAATACGTCCGGACCATTAGGCCAGGGACATGCCATGGGCGTTGGAGCTGCCATTGCAGCTAAGTTTTTATCAGCAAGATTCGAAAATTTATTCGATCATAAAATATACGGTTTTATTACCGATGGTGGTGTTCAGGAAGAAATTTCGCAAGGAGCCGGAAGAATTGCAGGACATTTAGGACTGAATAATTTTATCATGTTTTATGATTCGAATGATGTACAGCTTTCGTCGATGACAGATGAGGTTACAACCGAAAATACGGCCATGAAATACGAATCATGGGGTTGGAAAGTAATTACTATCGATGGTCATAATCATACTCATATTCGTTCAGCATTAAATGCCGCTCACGCCGAATTAGAAAGACCAACCCTAATTATTGGTCGCACCATAATGGGAAAAGGATGTGTAACGGCCGACGGAACGATGTACGAAGGACAATGCGAATTACACGGAAAACCTATTGGTGCTACAAAAGCCAATTTCGAAAAAACATTACTGAATTTAGGCGCAAATCCTGAAGATTCATTTGCTGTTTATAAAGAAGTTGAATCACATTATGCAGCAATTTTAAAAAATAAAACAGAAGAAGCGGCGAATCGAAAAATACAAATTTCGGCCTGGGAAAAACAAAACCCAACATTAGCCGAAAAGATAAAACAGTTTTTTAACGGAGATTTACCTGCATTGGATTTTAGCACAATTGCTCAAAAAGCAAATGCCGCAACCCGCGATGCATCGGCGGCAGTTTTAGGATATCTGGCCGAAAATGTAGAAAACATGATCGTGTCTTCTGCTGATTTATCGAACAGTGATAAAACAGATGGTTTCCTGAAAAAATCATCGGTTTTGCAGAAGAATAATTTTAGCGGAGGATTTCTTCAAGCTGGTGTTGCCGAATTAACGATGGCAGCAATTGCCAACGGAATCGCGCTTCATGGAGGAGTTATTCCGGTTGTAGCAACATTTTTTGTGTTTTCAGATTATATGAAACCGGCAATTCGTTTGGCGGCGATTCAGGAGTTACCGGTAAAATATGTCTGGACGCATGATTCTTTCCGCGTAGGCGAAGATGGACCAACGCACCAGCCCATCGAGCAGGAAGCGCAAATTCGATTATTAGAGAAAATTAAAAACCATTCCGGAGATCAGAGTTTACTGGCTTTACGTCCTGCAGATGCTGTAGAAACTTCTGTGGCCTGGCAAATGGCACTCGAAAATAAAAAAACACCAACAGGATTAATTCTTTCGAGACAAGATATCAAAGATCTTCCAACCAACGGAAGTTCAAGATTTGATGAAGCTTCTGAGGCAAAAAAAGGAGGTTATCTGGTACGATCAAATCCAAATCCTGATATCACTTTAATAGCAAACGGATCTGAAGTCGCAACACTTATCGAGGCTGCAAATGAACTGGAACAAAATTTTAAATTAAAAATAAATGTAGCTTCTATTATTTCAGAAGGACTTTTCAGATCTCAGTCTGCGGAATATCAGGAAAGTGTTATTCCAAAAGATGCTTTGGTTTTCGGACTTACTGCCGGACTTCCGGTTAATTTAGAAAACCTTGTTGGCAGTAACGGACAAGTATTTGGTTTAGACCATTTTGGATATTCGGCTCCGGCATCCGTTTTAGATCAGAAATTTGGATTTACAAGCGAAAATGCCCGTAAAGAAATCCTGAAATATTTAGAAAATAACAATTACAATTTATTAAAATAA
- a CDS encoding GntR family transcriptional regulator yields the protein MNIISIQNNIGLPKYKQIILSIEKAIEEEKLVKGDRLPSVNKVCLAFSLSRDTVLLGYDELKKRGIIYAIPGKGYYVKSVETTIKQKVFLLFDELNSFKEDIYNSFLQHIGKNAQVDIFFHHFNVPVFQKLINDSNGNYTKYIIMPTNLNDVAKLIKTLPVGEVIILDQTNPDLKLYPAIYQNHEKDIFEGLLKGKSRLGKYEKLILIFPGFREPLGMKIGFEAFCAQYDFEYEIITEFTNREITLGDLYIIPNDRDLVRVIEKARDQNLKLGIDLGIISYNETPLKKIVANGITTISTHFETMGKILADMVLKGKKEQIENKSSLTMRNSL from the coding sequence ATGAATATTATTTCGATTCAAAACAACATTGGTTTGCCAAAATATAAGCAGATAATTCTGTCAATAGAAAAAGCAATCGAAGAAGAAAAACTGGTAAAAGGCGACAGGCTTCCGTCTGTAAATAAAGTTTGTCTGGCTTTTTCATTATCCCGTGATACCGTTTTATTAGGATACGATGAACTCAAAAAAAGAGGTATTATTTACGCCATTCCAGGCAAAGGATATTACGTGAAAAGCGTTGAAACTACTATAAAACAAAAGGTTTTCTTATTATTTGATGAATTAAATAGTTTTAAGGAAGACATCTATAATTCGTTTTTGCAGCATATTGGAAAAAATGCTCAGGTCGATATTTTCTTTCATCATTTTAATGTTCCCGTTTTTCAGAAACTCATAAATGACAGTAACGGAAATTATACAAAATACATCATCATGCCGACCAACTTAAACGATGTAGCCAAATTGATAAAAACCCTACCAGTAGGCGAAGTTATCATACTGGATCAGACCAATCCGGATCTGAAATTGTATCCCGCAATTTATCAAAATCATGAAAAAGATATTTTTGAAGGATTGCTTAAAGGAAAGTCGAGACTGGGTAAATACGAAAAGTTGATTCTGATTTTCCCAGGATTCAGAGAACCACTCGGAATGAAAATAGGGTTTGAAGCTTTTTGTGCCCAATATGATTTTGAATACGAAATCATCACTGAATTTACCAACCGCGAAATTACTTTAGGCGATTTATACATTATCCCAAACGATCGTGATCTGGTACGCGTAATTGAAAAAGCAAGAGACCAAAACCTAAAACTAGGAATCGATCTTGGAATTATATCCTATAACGAAACGCCATTAAAAAAGATTGTCGCCAACGGAATCACCACAATTTCGACCCATTTTGAAACAATGGGAAAAATTTTAGCCGATATGGTCCTTAAAGGAAAGAAAGAACAAATAGAAAACAAATCCTCTCTTACGATGCGTAATTCTTTGTAA
- the galK gene encoding galactokinase — MNDILVQNTTAFFEKSFGSAPQKVVLSPGRINIIGEHIDYNDGYVLPAAIDKVICFAFAKNDTKKSRIVAIDLNEDFEIDLTQEVTLSDVVWTNYIRGVIKQLQDNGFVFEGFNCVFSSNIPVGSGLSSSAALECGTIFGIKALFDLKIEKVDISLLGQKAEHWVGINCGIMDQFSSVHGLENKVIKLDCNTLDFEYHNADFKDYSLVLFDSNVKHSLFTSEYNTRRIECEQGLAIIKENFPAIKSFRDCTEEQLLSIEDKISPTVFKRVHFVVKEINRVIKACEALDNGNIELLGQLLFETHYGLSQEYEVSCAELDMLVDTAKADDAIIGSRLMGGGFGGCTINLIKKGHENEVKSKFSNLYLDTFGIELKFYDVKISNGTTLL; from the coding sequence ATGAATGACATTTTAGTACAGAACACCACTGCTTTTTTTGAGAAATCTTTTGGATCAGCTCCTCAAAAAGTAGTACTTTCTCCAGGAAGAATCAACATCATTGGGGAACATATTGATTATAATGACGGTTATGTTTTACCGGCTGCAATCGACAAAGTAATTTGTTTTGCTTTTGCGAAAAACGATACCAAAAAATCACGAATAGTTGCCATCGACTTAAACGAAGATTTTGAAATTGATCTGACTCAGGAAGTCACATTAAGTGATGTGGTCTGGACGAATTACATTCGCGGCGTTATCAAACAATTACAGGATAACGGATTTGTGTTTGAAGGTTTCAACTGTGTTTTTAGCAGTAATATTCCGGTTGGTTCCGGTTTATCTTCTTCTGCGGCTTTAGAATGCGGAACGATTTTCGGAATCAAGGCACTTTTCGATCTAAAAATTGAAAAAGTTGACATTTCTTTATTAGGACAAAAAGCAGAACACTGGGTAGGTATCAATTGTGGTATCATGGATCAGTTTTCGAGCGTTCACGGTCTTGAAAATAAAGTAATTAAACTAGATTGTAATACGCTTGATTTTGAATATCACAATGCTGATTTTAAAGATTACTCTTTAGTGTTATTTGATAGTAATGTAAAACACTCGCTTTTTACATCTGAATACAATACCCGAAGAATTGAATGCGAACAGGGATTGGCTATTATTAAAGAAAATTTTCCTGCAATAAAAAGTTTCAGGGATTGTACCGAAGAACAGCTTTTAAGCATTGAGGACAAAATAAGTCCAACTGTTTTTAAAAGAGTGCACTTTGTTGTAAAGGAAATTAACCGCGTAATAAAGGCTTGTGAGGCTCTGGATAACGGAAATATAGAACTTTTAGGACAATTGCTTTTTGAAACTCATTATGGTTTATCGCAAGAATATGAAGTAAGTTGTGCCGAGCTGGATATGCTTGTAGATACCGCAAAAGCTGACGATGCAATTATTGGTTCGCGATTAATGGGAGGCGGTTTTGGAGGCTGTACCATCAATTTGATTAAAAAAGGTCATGAAAATGAGGTAAAAAGTAAGTTTTCAAATCTTTATTTAGATACATTTGGGATTGAATTAAAATTTTATGATGTAAAAATCTCAAACGGAACAACACTACTTTAA